One Solea solea chromosome 5, fSolSol10.1, whole genome shotgun sequence genomic window carries:
- the grpr gene encoding gastrin-releasing peptide receptor → MWSAGVAIASVYAVISLSGFIGNITLIKTFCSAKCTRNVPNLFMSSLALGDVMLLVTCAPVDASRYLSEEWLFGRVGCKVIPFIQLTSVGVSVFTLTALSADRYKAIVKPLDVQISTTTTSIVLRAALIWLLALVLAIPEAVFSDLHPFTIPSTNESFITCAPYPHGGELHPKIHSMASFLIFYVIPLLVISVYYTFIARSLMKSASNLPVEGNMHAKRQIDSRKRLAKTVLVFVGLFAVCWLPSHIIYLYRSYHYSQVDTSLVHFVCSVVARILAFTNSCLNPFALYLLSKTFRKQFNRQLCCCCHWLFKRSPRRTTHYNTRVTSVRSTRYSVASLTVVNGRQNCQEDCV, encoded by the exons ATGTGGTCCGCCGGCGTGGCCATCGCCTCAGTTTACGCTGTCATCAGCTTGTCGGGCTTCATCGGCAACATCACGCTCATCAAGACGTTCTGTTCCGCCAAGTGCACGCGCAACGTGCCGAACCTCTTCATGTCCAGTCTGGCGCTCGGGGACGTGATGCTGCTGGTGACCTGCGCTCCCGTGGACGCGAGCCGCTACCTGTCAGAGGAGTGGCTGTTCGGCAGAGTGGGCTGTAAAGTCATCCCCTTCATCCAGCTCACCTCCGTCGGCGTGTCCGTGTTCACTCTCActgctctctctgctgacag GTACAAGGCCATCGTGAAGCCCTTGGACGTCCAAATATCAACCACCACTACCAGCATTGTCCTCAGGGCGGCGCTCATCTGGCTCCTCGCCCTGGTCCTGGCTATCCCTGAGGCTGTCTTCTCAGATCTCCACCCCTTCACCATCCCTTCCACTAATGAGAGCTTCATCACCTGCGCGCCTTACCCACATGGTGGGGAACTGCACCCTAAGATCCACTCCATGGCCTCCTTCCTAATTTTCTACGTCATTCCCCTGCTGGTCATATCTGTGTACTACACCTTCATCGCCCGGAGCCTGATGAAGAGTGCCTCAAACCTGCCTGTGGAGGGCAACATGCATGCAAAACGACAG ATCGACTCTAGGAAGCGTCTGGCCAAGACAGTGCTGGTGTTTGTTGGTCTCTTTGCGGTTTGCTGGCTTCCCAGTCACATCATCTACCTGTACCGCTCCTATCACTACTCCCAG GTGGACACCTCACTGGTTCACTTTGTGTGCAGCGTCGTCGCTCGCATCCTCGCCTTCACCAACTCCTGCCTCAACCCCTTCGCTCTCTACCTGCTGAGCAAGACCTTCAGGAAGCAGTTCAACCGgcagctgtgctgctgctgtcactggcTCTTCAAGCGCTCGCCGCGGAGGACGACGCACTACAACACGCGCGTGACGTCCGTCCGCAGCACGCGCTACTCCGTGGCCAGTCTGACTGTCGTCAATGGCCGACAGAACTGTCAGGAGgactgtgtgtaa